The following are from one region of the Phormidium sp. PBR-2020 genome:
- a CDS encoding protein kinase: MIFCLNPNCSQPRNTDDASHCVTCGSRLKLRGRYRPTKPLARGGFGRTYIAVDEDRLNTFCVIKQLLPQDNGTDVTEGSYDKTISLFYQEATQLSKLGEHPHIPTLFAFFEEEGRLYLVQEYVDGQTLWHEMERLGAFSETKIREILVQLLPVLRYVHQNNVIHRDITPVNILRRNRDGKLMLIDFGVSKQLTKTALAEPGTKVGTMGYAPLEQLRSGQAYPASDIYSLGVSCLQLLTNTRPDSLFDPMKGWRWRERLAEQEMSVSPRLGAILDKMTQERLRDRYQSVDEIIRDFKPPTTKPPTSRRQAKKRKTAMAPGSDYAPVSAPQTKPTHASVPPTNIEAPSSQSPRRSMPPLPPKPRSMTPVPSGRAFPTSNSRFQDVTPISHRPPLPKTRGWHCAYTLPALTSLVSCVAIHERLPATKPLSSNVRQPALPWIVGGGLDNTVFVWNLQTGQLQYALDRHRRPVNAVAISPDGKVLASGGDDATVKLWNLETGELLDSLGGHLRGVTSLAFSGDGSYLISGSKDRTLQIWKPGQNETSGVLRTPSGSIKAIALSPDGQWLVSGGLDNKIYVWSLGDRQLVHTLTGHLGSVLSVAISADNRFLASGGKDRTIKVWDLQSGADVCTLANHLWDVNDVAFGLHQDMLVSASSDKTIKIWSIRDRRVCDTLSGHMGAVHGIAVAQRSRAIVSGSWDKSIKIWCWHQ; encoded by the coding sequence ATGATCTTCTGCCTTAATCCCAACTGCTCGCAACCCCGAAATACAGATGATGCCAGTCACTGTGTCACCTGTGGTTCCCGCCTCAAACTCCGGGGACGCTATCGTCCAACCAAACCGCTAGCCAGGGGAGGATTTGGCCGAACCTATATTGCGGTGGATGAAGATCGTCTCAATACCTTCTGCGTGATCAAACAACTCCTACCCCAGGATAATGGAACCGATGTCACCGAAGGCAGCTATGACAAAACCATTTCTCTGTTTTATCAAGAAGCCACCCAACTCTCTAAATTGGGAGAACATCCCCACATTCCCACCCTATTCGCCTTTTTTGAAGAGGAGGGACGGCTCTACCTGGTGCAAGAATATGTGGATGGCCAGACCCTTTGGCATGAGATGGAGCGTTTGGGAGCCTTCAGTGAAACGAAAATTCGGGAGATTTTAGTGCAACTGCTGCCGGTGTTACGGTATGTGCATCAAAACAATGTCATCCATCGGGACATCACGCCGGTGAACATTCTGCGACGCAATCGGGATGGCAAACTGATGTTAATTGACTTTGGCGTCTCGAAGCAGTTAACTAAAACTGCCCTAGCGGAACCTGGAACCAAGGTAGGAACCATGGGCTATGCTCCCCTAGAGCAGTTACGCAGTGGTCAGGCCTATCCGGCCAGTGATATTTATAGTCTTGGGGTGAGCTGCCTGCAACTGCTGACCAATACCCGCCCGGATTCATTGTTTGACCCGATGAAAGGTTGGCGTTGGCGAGAGAGGTTAGCTGAACAAGAGATGTCTGTGAGTCCTAGACTCGGGGCGATTTTGGACAAAATGACTCAGGAGCGACTGCGCGATCGCTATCAATCGGTGGATGAGATTATCCGAGATTTTAAACCCCCCACCACCAAACCCCCCACCAGCCGCCGCCAGGCGAAAAAGCGCAAAACGGCCATGGCGCCTGGTTCCGACTACGCCCCCGTCTCTGCCCCCCAAACCAAGCCAACCCATGCCTCTGTTCCTCCAACAAACATTGAGGCCCCCTCCTCTCAGTCCCCTCGGCGTTCCATGCCCCCCTTGCCGCCGAAACCCCGCTCCATGACGCCGGTTCCCTCGGGGCGAGCTTTTCCCACCTCCAATAGTCGCTTTCAGGATGTGACTCCGATTTCTCACCGGCCCCCGTTGCCGAAAACGCGGGGCTGGCATTGTGCCTACACGTTGCCGGCGTTGACCTCGTTGGTCAGTTGTGTGGCGATTCACGAACGATTACCGGCAACTAAACCCCTCTCTAGTAATGTGCGTCAGCCCGCCTTACCCTGGATTGTCGGCGGTGGCTTGGATAATACGGTGTTTGTCTGGAATTTGCAGACGGGTCAACTTCAGTATGCCCTCGATCGCCATCGTCGTCCGGTGAATGCGGTGGCCATTAGTCCCGATGGTAAGGTTCTCGCCAGTGGGGGGGATGATGCCACGGTGAAGTTATGGAATTTAGAGACGGGAGAACTGCTCGATAGTCTGGGAGGGCATTTACGGGGGGTGACCTCCTTAGCGTTCTCGGGGGATGGCTCTTATTTGATTAGTGGTAGTAAGGATCGCACCCTTCAGATCTGGAAACCGGGTCAAAATGAGACGAGCGGGGTCTTACGAACCCCCTCGGGTAGTATTAAGGCGATCGCCCTGTCTCCTGATGGACAGTGGTTAGTTAGTGGCGGCTTGGACAATAAGATTTATGTCTGGAGTTTGGGCGATCGCCAGTTGGTGCATACTCTGACGGGCCATTTAGGATCGGTGTTATCGGTGGCAATTTCTGCGGATAATCGGTTTTTGGCCAGTGGTGGCAAGGATCGCACCATTAAGGTGTGGGATCTCCAGTCGGGGGCGGATGTTTGTACTTTGGCCAATCATCTTTGGGATGTCAACGATGTGGCGTTTGGTCTGCATCAGGATATGTTGGTGTCGGCCAGTAGTGACAAAACTATCAAAATTTGGAGTATTCGCGATCGCCGTGTCTGTGATACTCTCTCGGGCCATATGGGGGCTGTCCATGGCATTGCAGTCGCTCAACGGAGTCGGGCGATTGTCTCGGGGAGTTGGGATAAAAGCATCAAAATTTGGTGCTGGCATCAATAG
- the msrP gene encoding protein-methionine-sulfoxide reductase catalytic subunit MsrP — MFIHIPKPWTLPASHVTSEKVFWHRRRFLKSAIAASVGVSTLGLSGCRRSGTSDLDSLAGTRSLKPLSRNPQFTAAELGDRAVTPRRLTAEYNNFYEFGGNKSIWKAAQALPTDSWKVEVGGLVKNPQTYDLDDLKRKFPIEERIYRFRCVEAWSMVVPWAGFPMRLLLEAVEPLSNAKFVRFTSYYDSDVVPGPGWRPNSLPWPYTEGLTVEEMANDLAFFATGAYGETLPKQNGAPIRMVIPWKYGFKGAKSIVKIDFVEEQPTTYWNSLIPNEYGFVANVNPDKPHPRWSQAQERLVSRGPSFSWETVPTLHYNGYGEFVAHLYG, encoded by the coding sequence GTGTTTATTCATATCCCCAAACCCTGGACCCTTCCCGCCTCCCATGTGACCTCTGAAAAGGTTTTTTGGCATCGTCGCCGCTTTCTCAAGAGTGCGATCGCCGCCTCAGTGGGGGTGAGTACCCTCGGCTTGAGTGGCTGTCGTCGTTCCGGGACCTCAGACCTCGATTCCCTGGCGGGGACGAGATCCTTAAAGCCCTTATCTCGCAATCCTCAGTTTACCGCCGCCGAGTTGGGCGATCGCGCTGTCACCCCCCGTCGGTTAACGGCCGAATACAACAACTTCTACGAATTTGGCGGCAACAAATCCATCTGGAAAGCGGCCCAGGCCCTCCCGACAGACTCCTGGAAAGTTGAGGTAGGGGGACTGGTCAAAAACCCGCAAACTTACGACCTCGATGACTTAAAACGCAAGTTTCCCATAGAAGAGCGCATTTATCGCTTTCGCTGTGTCGAGGCTTGGTCGATGGTAGTTCCCTGGGCCGGTTTTCCCATGCGGTTACTCTTGGAGGCGGTCGAACCCCTCAGCAACGCCAAATTTGTGCGTTTCACCTCCTACTATGATTCCGACGTGGTTCCGGGCCCCGGTTGGCGACCCAATTCTCTGCCTTGGCCCTATACCGAGGGCTTAACCGTTGAGGAGATGGCCAACGACCTGGCCTTTTTCGCCACTGGGGCCTATGGGGAAACCCTCCCCAAACAAAATGGCGCTCCCATCCGTATGGTGATTCCTTGGAAATACGGCTTTAAGGGGGCCAAGTCGATTGTCAAAATTGACTTTGTTGAAGAACAGCCCACAACGTACTGGAATAGCCTCATCCCCAATGAATATGGCTTTGTGGCCAACGTGAATCCTGATAAACCCCATCCGCGCTGGTCTCAAGCCCAAGAACGCCTGGTGAGTCGGGGGCCGTCCTTTTCGTGGGAGACGGTTCCCACCCTCCATTACAATGGCTATGGCGAATTTGTGGCTCATCTCTATGGCTGA
- a CDS encoding DUF4079 family protein has translation MIPFDITLASALGEQVSDLLEPIAAQFRSLNIPAPITHWGHPVMMGIVAVAMGSATALTGWKGRLAEDKEESQKNRSVHSKISKFMAFFMILGYTGGVLSLVMQQQPILESPHFWTGSMVVALLVLQSLTSFKGFWGTANLRLVHAYIGSSLMVLLVVHAILGIRLGLSI, from the coding sequence ATGATACCCTTTGACATCACATTAGCCAGCGCTCTGGGGGAGCAGGTCAGTGACCTGTTAGAACCCATTGCCGCTCAGTTTCGTAGTTTGAATATCCCTGCCCCCATCACCCATTGGGGCCATCCCGTGATGATGGGGATTGTGGCTGTGGCCATGGGGAGTGCGACGGCGTTAACCGGCTGGAAGGGCCGCTTAGCTGAAGATAAAGAAGAGTCTCAGAAAAACCGCTCCGTCCATAGTAAAATCTCCAAATTCATGGCGTTTTTCATGATTTTGGGCTACACCGGTGGGGTTCTCTCCCTGGTGATGCAACAGCAGCCGATTCTGGAAAGTCCCCACTTTTGGACGGGATCGATGGTGGTGGCGTTACTGGTGTTGCAGAGTCTCACCTCCTTTAAGGGGTTTTGGGGAACGGCAAATTTACGTCTCGTTCACGCCTATATTGGCAGTAGCTTGATGGTCTTGTTGGTGGTTCACGCGATTCTCGGGATTCGCTTGGGCCTGTCGATTTAG
- a CDS encoding methionine synthase, with translation MTRGIYIVANDKVIEQTIAFLKSLRHYDSETPIVLIPFDANYQQVFKVAQTFGVELFEDLDFVDNLCLKLHDIFGKGFFNTPNKQRKQACWFGPFDEFLYIDVDIVVFEKIIDNLSYLEDYDFLCCDYQHTNGTENVFTPKVLEDGVFTEDELHDVFNSGWWASKTGLFSVEDLYDTFAECAEHPDYFDFSQKTTDQPIFNYLVLKRIQRRFNLVNQPGKAPGSWARSPHFEREGDRLIDTKTGQPLQYLHWAGVRIQPGCPYWDIWEHYRYLGEEIPEPTAIAPPPMSPSRQWINRLKKVYQRLKP, from the coding sequence ATGACTCGGGGGATTTATATTGTTGCCAATGATAAAGTCATTGAGCAGACCATTGCTTTTCTCAAAAGCCTTCGTCATTATGATTCAGAGACGCCGATTGTTTTAATCCCCTTTGATGCCAACTATCAACAGGTGTTCAAGGTGGCTCAAACTTTTGGAGTTGAGCTGTTTGAGGATTTAGATTTTGTTGATAATCTCTGCCTCAAACTTCATGATATTTTTGGCAAGGGGTTTTTCAATACTCCCAATAAGCAACGAAAACAAGCCTGTTGGTTTGGCCCTTTTGATGAGTTTTTATACATCGATGTTGATATTGTTGTTTTTGAGAAAATCATTGACAATTTAAGCTATCTTGAGGACTACGATTTCCTATGTTGTGATTATCAGCATACGAATGGGACTGAAAATGTCTTCACCCCCAAAGTCTTAGAAGATGGGGTGTTCACAGAAGATGAGCTACACGATGTCTTTAACAGCGGTTGGTGGGCGTCCAAGACGGGTTTATTTTCCGTAGAGGACTTGTATGACACCTTCGCCGAATGTGCCGAGCATCCCGATTACTTCGATTTTTCCCAGAAAACCACGGATCAGCCGATTTTTAACTATCTTGTCCTGAAACGGATTCAGCGACGCTTTAACCTGGTGAACCAGCCTGGGAAAGCACCGGGAAGCTGGGCCCGGAGTCCTCATTTTGAACGGGAGGGCGATCGCCTCATCGACACCAAAACCGGACAGCCCCTGCAATATCTCCATTGGGCTGGGGTGCGGATTCAACCCGGTTGCCCCTATTGGGATATTTGGGAACATTACCGCTATCTCGGCGAGGAAATCCCTGAACCTACGGCGATCGCACCGCCCCCGATGTCCCCCAGTCGTCAGTGGATTAACCGCCTTAAAAAAGTCTATCAACGCTTGAAACCTTAA
- a CDS encoding sugar transferase: MDGICTLANDYVYDQLVALLNSIEVNQGKDTPVCIFPYDDNLERVRAEIAHRPNVQLYDDQESIERWDTFAQAVWERHPTATQQWTIQSGLHRAGTHRRFCGFDGPFDRFVYIDADALLIDSLDYIFEKLTTYDWVVYDYQFKDPSHIYTLDSPQLYKVFPQERIDNEIFCSGFYGTHRNLYSPEQLETLLGHLAAGEAEVLYVWAPDQTILNYLAMRSQRRIYNFSHHLSAEERIGCCVTSPHFEEKDGLVYDKGKRLTYLHYIGVSSSVFRRLCEGENLDCPYRDVFLHYRYLHEPQNRPQFTGTAKPLNPPPTMTQRLLRKLGLTSK; the protein is encoded by the coding sequence ATGGATGGAATTTGTACCCTAGCCAACGACTATGTCTACGACCAACTTGTGGCCTTGCTCAACAGCATTGAGGTCAATCAAGGTAAGGATACTCCTGTCTGTATTTTTCCCTACGACGATAATTTGGAACGGGTGAGAGCGGAGATTGCTCATCGTCCCAATGTGCAACTTTATGACGACCAGGAGTCGATCGAACGTTGGGATACCTTTGCTCAAGCCGTTTGGGAACGTCATCCCACCGCAACACAACAGTGGACCATTCAATCTGGGTTACACCGGGCCGGGACTCATCGGCGTTTCTGTGGCTTTGATGGGCCCTTTGATCGCTTTGTCTATATCGATGCAGATGCGCTCTTAATCGATTCGTTGGATTACATCTTCGAGAAACTGACAACCTATGACTGGGTTGTATATGACTATCAGTTTAAAGATCCAAGCCATATTTATACCCTAGATTCACCTCAACTGTATAAGGTGTTTCCCCAAGAACGTATCGACAATGAGATTTTTTGTTCGGGATTTTATGGAACCCATCGCAACCTCTATTCTCCTGAGCAGTTAGAGACTTTACTCGGTCACTTGGCGGCGGGAGAGGCAGAGGTTCTCTATGTCTGGGCCCCTGACCAGACCATACTCAACTATCTGGCCATGCGATCGCAGCGGCGCATCTATAATTTTTCCCATCACCTCTCAGCGGAGGAACGAATCGGCTGTTGTGTGACGTCTCCCCATTTTGAAGAGAAGGATGGTCTGGTCTATGATAAAGGCAAACGACTCACCTATCTGCATTATATTGGCGTGTCATCTTCCGTGTTTCGGCGCCTATGTGAGGGAGAAAATCTTGATTGTCCCTATCGCGATGTCTTTTTGCATTATCGCTATCTCCATGAACCGCAGAATCGTCCCCAATTTACCGGAACGGCTAAACCCCTAAATCCACCCCCCACGATGACTCAACGGCTCCTACGGAAACTGGGCCTCACGTCCAAGTAA
- a CDS encoding ComEC/Rec2 family competence protein — MHRTSSVILCLAYLLGVSLARVPGIAYVWLLAAGVLALGMPRLWRKGPRGGVWFMAGVVGFFATVYLQGVIPQPAADDVARYANQEVTLQGRVVTQPTLNRNQRLRFVLAADRLLETELDSHLAEISLPETVSGQLYVTVLPEIAEGLHPGQEVRLTGWLYEPQAPRNPTGFDFREFLARQGIFAGLRADMVEIDPAMETSDWGWWRLRDRIVRTHEQGLGVPQGPLVSAMVLGGRAVSLPHEVRDRFIDVGLAHALAASGFHVSLILGAVLGISRRWGDRPKLLLGLLTLLVYVGLVGFGPSVLRAALMGGASLLGLALERRVNPLGALLLAAVVLLLLNPLWIEELGFQLSFLATLGLLVTVPALVKHLDWCPPRLSPMLAVPLAAMIWTLPLQLGVFGQMPTYSILANVLATPFLVVVTLGGFVSAIAALIVPELGAILAWSLAYPVRGLLGLVSWIGQLPQGAIVVQPLQLWQVLGLYGLMAGVWGLHHFRPRYRIGLYGVATMLGLLLLLLPGTLAKANLLRVTVLATRGEPAIALQQGWQTSLISGGDPQITRYAVLPFLQQEGVGRLQAAIATSSVGEGWDLLLDRVTPRELYRLSEVGVAGEDGGTFLAPGMELTQEGMRIQSQSNRPPILCVQAGDRTWLILGNLSEDQQQMLLQRDRLCSADYLVFFGRELDLELLTQVRPTVLIIPSPLSTSQQAQMTQLGIQILNLTEVGAVQWTPQRGLEGLLQTTPSRRDFS, encoded by the coding sequence GTGCATCGAACCTCAAGTGTTATTCTCTGTTTAGCCTATCTCCTCGGTGTCTCTCTGGCGAGAGTGCCGGGGATTGCTTATGTCTGGTTGCTGGCGGCGGGAGTCTTGGCCCTGGGAATGCCCCGCCTTTGGCGTAAAGGGCCCCGAGGCGGGGTTTGGTTTATGGCGGGGGTGGTGGGCTTTTTTGCCACGGTGTATCTACAAGGGGTCATCCCTCAACCGGCGGCGGATGATGTGGCTCGATATGCTAATCAAGAGGTGACGCTTCAAGGACGGGTGGTGACTCAGCCGACGCTGAACCGCAATCAGCGACTGCGGTTTGTTTTGGCGGCCGATCGCCTGCTGGAGACTGAGTTAGATTCCCATCTGGCTGAGATATCCCTGCCGGAAACGGTTTCGGGACAACTCTATGTCACGGTGTTGCCGGAGATTGCAGAGGGATTACATCCTGGACAAGAGGTGCGTTTAACGGGCTGGCTTTATGAACCGCAAGCGCCACGAAATCCCACGGGATTCGACTTTCGGGAGTTTTTGGCGCGACAAGGCATTTTTGCGGGATTACGGGCGGATATGGTCGAGATAGACCCGGCAATGGAGACATCTGACTGGGGCTGGTGGCGTTTGCGCGATCGCATTGTCAGAACCCATGAACAGGGGTTAGGGGTTCCCCAGGGGCCCTTAGTCAGTGCCATGGTGTTGGGGGGACGGGCGGTGAGTTTACCCCATGAGGTTCGCGATCGCTTTATCGATGTGGGGTTAGCCCATGCGTTGGCGGCGTCAGGGTTTCATGTCTCTCTGATTTTGGGGGCGGTGTTGGGGATTAGTCGCCGTTGGGGCGATCGCCCGAAGCTACTGCTGGGACTGTTGACGCTGTTGGTGTATGTGGGGTTGGTGGGATTCGGACCGTCGGTGTTACGGGCGGCCCTGATGGGTGGGGCGAGTTTGTTGGGGTTGGCCCTGGAACGACGGGTGAATCCTCTGGGGGCGTTATTGCTGGCGGCGGTGGTGTTACTGCTGCTAAATCCTCTCTGGATTGAGGAGTTGGGCTTTCAGTTGAGTTTTTTAGCCACCTTGGGCTTGCTGGTGACGGTTCCGGCGTTGGTGAAACATCTCGATTGGTGTCCGCCGAGATTGTCGCCTATGTTGGCGGTTCCGCTGGCGGCGATGATTTGGACGTTACCGTTGCAGTTGGGGGTGTTTGGACAAATGCCTACCTATAGTATTTTGGCCAATGTTTTGGCGACGCCGTTTTTGGTGGTGGTGACGTTGGGAGGCTTTGTCAGTGCGATCGCCGCCCTGATTGTTCCAGAGTTGGGGGCAATTTTAGCTTGGAGTTTGGCTTATCCGGTTCGGGGTTTGTTGGGATTGGTGAGTTGGATTGGGCAACTTCCTCAGGGGGCGATCGTGGTTCAACCGTTGCAACTGTGGCAAGTTCTGGGGCTATATGGGTTGATGGCTGGGGTTTGGGGGTTGCATCATTTCCGCCCTCGTTATCGGATAGGCCTGTATGGGGTGGCGACAATGCTAGGGCTGTTGCTGCTGTTGCTTCCGGGAACGTTGGCTAAGGCGAATCTGTTGCGGGTGACGGTTTTGGCGACGAGGGGGGAACCGGCGATCGCCCTACAACAGGGTTGGCAAACCAGTTTGATCTCGGGAGGCGATCCTCAGATTACCCGCTATGCGGTGTTACCCTTTCTGCAACAGGAGGGGGTGGGCCGTTTACAGGCGGCGATCGCCACCTCGTCGGTGGGGGAAGGCTGGGATCTCCTGTTAGATCGGGTGACTCCTCGCGAACTCTATCGTCTCTCGGAAGTGGGAGTGGCGGGGGAGGATGGGGGAACCTTCCTGGCCCCAGGAATGGAACTGACTCAGGAGGGAATGCGGATTCAGAGTCAGTCCAACCGGCCACCCATTTTGTGCGTACAGGCGGGCGATCGCACCTGGTTGATTCTAGGAAACCTCTCAGAGGATCAACAACAGATGTTGCTGCAACGCGATCGCCTCTGTTCGGCGGACTATCTGGTCTTTTTCGGCCGCGAACTGGACTTAGAGTTACTGACTCAAGTGCGCCCCACGGTACTGATTATCCCCTCCCCGTTGAGTACCAGCCAACAGGCCCAGATGACCCAGTTGGGAATCCAAATTCTCAACCTGACGGAGGTGGGGGCAGTCCAATGGACTCCTCAACGGGGGCTAGAGGGACTGTTGCAGACCACTCCCTCCCGACGAGATTTCTCTTAA
- the galE gene encoding UDP-glucose 4-epimerase GalE encodes MSSSKPTILVTGGAGYIGSHAVLALKAAGYSVVILDNLVYGHRDLVEEVLDVEFILGDTCDRPLLDDLFARHTIAAVMHFAAYIFVGESVTDPAKYYHNNVVGTLTLLEAMQAAGVQHLVFSSTCATYGIPQFMPLTEDHPQLPINPYGFSKLMVEQILADFDTAYGLKSVCFRYFNAAGADPQARLGEDHHPETHLIPLVLQAALGRRESIAIFGTDYDTPDGTCVRDYIHVCDLAQAHVLGLEYLMGGGDSQAFNLGNGNGFSVKDVIDVATEVTGRKIPVKIADRRGGDSPILVGSSDKARQTLGWIPQYPELRDIVSHAWQWHQKRHG; translated from the coding sequence GTGTCTTCAAGCAAACCCACCATTCTCGTCACAGGCGGAGCTGGATATATTGGCTCCCATGCGGTTCTGGCTCTCAAGGCGGCGGGTTATTCCGTGGTCATCCTCGATAATCTCGTCTATGGACATCGGGATTTGGTTGAGGAGGTGTTAGATGTTGAGTTTATTCTCGGGGATACCTGCGATCGCCCCCTCCTCGATGATCTCTTTGCTCGTCACACCATCGCGGCGGTCATGCACTTTGCGGCCTATATCTTTGTGGGGGAATCGGTAACGGACCCGGCGAAATACTACCATAACAATGTGGTGGGAACCTTAACCCTCCTCGAAGCGATGCAGGCGGCGGGGGTGCAGCATTTGGTCTTTTCCTCCACCTGTGCCACCTATGGGATTCCCCAGTTTATGCCCCTAACGGAAGACCATCCTCAGCTTCCTATCAATCCCTATGGCTTCAGCAAGTTGATGGTGGAACAAATTTTGGCGGACTTTGATACGGCCTATGGTCTCAAATCAGTCTGTTTCCGCTACTTTAATGCAGCCGGTGCAGACCCTCAAGCTCGACTGGGGGAAGATCATCATCCTGAAACGCACTTAATTCCCCTAGTGCTTCAGGCGGCGTTGGGCCGGCGTGAGTCGATCGCCATCTTCGGCACTGACTACGATACCCCCGACGGAACCTGTGTTCGCGACTACATCCATGTCTGTGACTTGGCACAGGCCCATGTTTTGGGATTGGAATACTTAATGGGTGGTGGCGATTCTCAGGCGTTTAACCTGGGAAATGGCAATGGCTTTTCGGTTAAAGATGTGATTGACGTGGCGACTGAGGTAACCGGCCGCAAGATTCCCGTTAAGATTGCCGATCGCCGTGGGGGAGACTCCCCGATTTTGGTCGGCAGTAGTGACAAGGCTCGTCAAACGTTGGGCTGGATTCCTCAATATCCTGAGTTACGCGATATTGTCAGTCACGCTTGGCAATGGCATCAGAAGCGTCATGGTTAA
- a CDS encoding HAD family hydrolase, with product MKSTLFALDFDGVLCNGLIEYFQTAWRAYCQVWSPSQTTPPEDLATSFYRLRPVVETGWEMPVVLRSRLLGYSEQQILEDWREVCQTVVEDEQLNPSELANAVDGVRDRWIRENVDNWLSLHRFYPGVIEQLHHLQTAEIPWVIITTKEGRFVRALLAGQGIEFQRNQLFGKEVKLPKHEILRRLLNETPYSEIIFIEDRLNTLYSVAEHDDLNAVKLYLADWGYNTDSMRNMAKHDERITVISLQQFEALIVNQN from the coding sequence ATGAAATCAACCCTTTTTGCTCTAGACTTTGACGGCGTTCTCTGCAACGGCCTGATTGAATATTTCCAAACCGCCTGGCGAGCCTACTGTCAGGTTTGGTCTCCCAGCCAAACGACCCCCCCAGAGGATCTCGCGACCAGTTTTTATCGCCTGCGTCCAGTCGTTGAAACGGGGTGGGAAATGCCTGTTGTGCTGCGATCGCGCCTGTTGGGCTATTCTGAACAGCAGATTTTAGAGGATTGGCGAGAGGTCTGTCAGACGGTAGTTGAAGATGAACAGCTTAACCCCAGTGAACTGGCCAATGCGGTGGATGGGGTTCGCGATCGCTGGATTCGCGAAAATGTGGATAACTGGTTGAGTCTGCACCGCTTTTATCCGGGAGTCATTGAGCAGTTACATCATTTGCAAACTGCTGAGATTCCCTGGGTTATTATTACCACCAAAGAGGGGCGTTTTGTTCGCGCACTTTTGGCTGGACAAGGGATTGAATTTCAGCGAAATCAGTTGTTTGGCAAAGAGGTCAAACTGCCAAAACATGAAATTCTACGCCGACTGCTCAATGAAACCCCATATTCTGAAATTATCTTTATCGAAGATAGACTCAATACTCTCTACTCCGTTGCTGAGCATGACGACCTAAATGCTGTTAAACTTTATTTAGCAGATTGGGGCTATAATACAGATTCAATGCGAAACATGGCTAAACATGATGAGCGAATCACGGTGATTTCTCTTCAGCAATTTGAAGCCTTGATTGTCAATCAAAACTAA
- a CDS encoding alkene reductase: MSSKLLSELNLNGLPLKNRVVMASLTRSRAGVERKANPLMAEYYQQRASAGLILSEATVISRQGIGWQQSPGMYSAEQAQAWKQVVDAVHRQGTPIFLQLWHCGRASHSEFHPELGLPVAPSAIAITGDSIHTPNGKQAYETPRALETEDIPQIVADYCQAAEYAKQAGFDGVEVHAANGYLIDQFLQSKTNHRQDKYGGSLENRYRFLQEILEAVTTVYPGNRVGVKLSPNGNFNDVGSPDYRETFLYVAQQLNAYNLAYLQVVDGLDFGFHDLGEPMTLAEFRAVFQGPLMGNCGYNRETAEAAIVRGDADCISFGRPFISNPDLVERFAQGWPLTPADDMSGWYAFDAQGYTDFPPYQGSQNQET, translated from the coding sequence ATGTCAAGCAAGCTTTTATCCGAATTAAATCTGAACGGATTGCCCTTAAAAAACCGTGTCGTGATGGCATCGTTGACGCGATCGCGCGCTGGAGTTGAGCGAAAAGCCAACCCCCTCATGGCGGAGTATTATCAACAACGGGCCTCCGCCGGGTTAATCCTCAGTGAAGCCACCGTCATCTCCCGTCAAGGCATTGGTTGGCAACAATCCCCAGGGATGTATAGCGCGGAACAGGCCCAAGCCTGGAAACAGGTCGTCGATGCGGTTCACAGACAGGGAACCCCCATCTTCCTGCAACTCTGGCATTGTGGCCGCGCCTCCCATAGCGAGTTTCACCCCGAGTTAGGCTTACCCGTAGCCCCCTCGGCGATCGCCATTACTGGAGATAGCATTCATACCCCTAACGGCAAGCAAGCCTACGAAACCCCTCGCGCCCTAGAGACGGAAGACATTCCCCAAATTGTAGCCGACTATTGTCAAGCGGCCGAGTATGCCAAACAAGCGGGATTTGATGGGGTCGAAGTTCACGCCGCCAACGGCTATCTCATCGACCAATTTTTACAGTCCAAAACCAATCATCGCCAGGATAAATATGGGGGAAGCCTGGAAAATCGCTATCGTTTCTTACAAGAAATTTTAGAGGCAGTAACCACGGTATATCCCGGAAATCGAGTCGGTGTTAAACTTTCCCCCAATGGCAACTTTAACGATGTTGGCTCCCCCGATTACCGAGAGACATTTCTCTATGTCGCCCAACAACTCAACGCCTATAATTTAGCCTATCTGCAAGTAGTCGATGGCTTAGACTTTGGCTTTCATGACTTGGGCGAACCGATGACCCTCGCGGAGTTTCGTGCTGTCTTCCAGGGTCCATTGATGGGCAACTGTGGCTACAATCGAGAAACTGCTGAAGCCGCAATTGTCAGAGGAGATGCCGATTGTATTTCCTTCGGGCGACCCTTTATCAGCAATCCTGATTTAGTCGAACGCTTTGCCCAGGGTTGGCCCCTCACCCCAGCCGATGATATGTCCGGTTGGTATGCCTTTGATGCCCAAGGCTATACCGACTTTCCCCCCTATCAAGGGTCTCAAAACCAAGAGACTTAA